AGCGGATGAGCGCAATGTTGGCCGGCGCGAACCATCACCCCCTGTTCATCTAGCAAAGTCGCCACGTCATAGGGGTGAATGCCATCAATCACGAAGCTCAGCAGTGGTACGCGCGGCAACCCGGGCTCACCGAGTAAGCGAAGCCCCGGAATGGACTTAAGACCATGCAACAGACGTTGGGTAAGCTGATGCTCATGCGTGCGTATCGCTTTAAGATCTTGACTCGCTAGCCATTGCACTGCCGCATGCCAGCCAATGGCGCCAATGATGTTGGGGGTCCCCGCTTCGAAGCGAAGTGGCAGTTGGGCGAACTGGACGTCATCCAAGGTGACCCGGGCAACCATCTCACCGCCAAACATGACGGGATCCATTTCTTCTAAGCGTTCTGGTTTCGATAACAAGGCGCCAATGCCGGTTGGGCCATACATTTTGTGTGCTGACAGCGCGACAAAATCCACATCCAGCTGTGAAAAAGAAAACTGTAAGTGTGCGCCCACTTGTGCAGCGTCGATCAGTATTTTAGCGCCATTGGCTCTGACCAAGGCGGAGATTTCGTCAATGGGCTGAATAATGCCCGTCAC
This portion of the Gammaproteobacteria bacterium genome encodes:
- a CDS encoding cysteine desulfurase, translated to DWFGVGADDMLIWTRGTTEAINLVAFGWAKRHIKAGEEIVVSLAEHHANFVPWQQLQRYGVKVIYCPLTTDGQICLDDLEACLTPKTRLVALHFASNVTGIIQPIDEISALVRANGAKILIDAAQVGAHLQFSFSQLDVDFVALSAHKMYGPTGIGALLSKPERLEEMDPVMFGGEMVARVTLDDVQFAQLPLRFEAGTPNIIGAIGWHAAVQWLASQDLKAIRTHEHQLTQRLLHGLKSIPGLRLLGEPGLPRVPLLSFVIDGIHPYDVATLLDEQGVMVRAGQHCAHPLYEKWHLPGAVRISIGVYNTENDIDQCLNALEYALDLLQ